CCTTCCAACTTATTCCTATAAGCGGATAACAGCCTTTCAAATGGATTCCGGACTATGATCATCTTGTGATAATTTTCCAACATGATATTTCTCTCTTCTATTGATACCATACTGAGGTTTCTGAACATTCCAGGTGAATGTGCGAGGCTCGCCGGAACGGAGAGAACATCTGTGTCATTCCATTTTCCTTCCAATATCATGAGTATTCTTTTCCAGTTTGTGCATGCAACCTGTATATTAatgctcatattattattggtaaTTTAGTTATGcgactttttaaaaatctctaaaGGCAGATTAGTATATATTACTAGTTAATCCCTGCAAATTAGTCCATGTTGACTAAGGCTTGTTTAAAAATCTTACAGAAACTGTTGTTTTTGGGATAAAATGTATCATGTCTTAAGAGACAACACAAAAAGAAAGGGTATATTTTACCCGTTAATTCATCTTTTAGCCTTTTAGTAACAGTGAAAATTTTAATGTCTGAGAAATGGAAATGGAGAACAGACAAAACATATATACAAACATgaacattttcacatttataatacttactagcttaagcccgcgacttcgtcagtgtggactacacaaatttcaaagacctcttagggattgaattttcaaaaatccttttttaacggatgtctacgtcacataATGTATCTGAATGCCTTTCAGCCCgtttcgtccagtagtttgagctgtgcgttgaatgttgatagatcagtcagtcagtcatttagcTTTCTACATTCAGCATCTATGATGACAGAAACCTGACAAAGTTAACTTCTACTAATCTTAGGCCTGGCCTGCTTTTCCAAACTATAAAAAAGATGTTTTTAAGAGATACCTATAAATATAACAGAAACCTCAGAATTCTCTTGAAATAATTGCAGGTTTCCCTCATGGTTTTCATTCAACGAACTGAGACTTAGTAATtactaatattagtaggtattgtacataatattataagcaaaATAAATTACATTCTATATTTTTAACATCGACAAAAGTTCGCAGAACGTCAGATAATACGTTAACTACGAATACGATATACTCTGCGAGATTTACTAGTTCACCTTGACCATGCTCACCTTAGGAACGTAACAATAGAGGAGTTTGTGCTCATCGTCGACTAAAATGTGCTCCAACAGGCTCGGGGCAAGATCGTCCAAATTCCAATTCAAAGAGAGTCGGTTACATGTCTCTTGGACGAGCTCTTGACGAGCTAAATTCGAGGACTGGGTTAGCTCCAAGGAATGTCCACTATCGATATCATTTTCACCTCCGCTGACGCAGAACAATAAACTCACAATCAACACAACATTCCGGCCTGAGAAATGCATCTTTCGCCATTACATTAGTACCGCGATGCAAAATAAAAACTTTCGCGAATCACGAAATCTACTTTTTATTTGGGGCACGTGGTATTTCAATTCGAAATCACATGGATTTCATTTTATATCGAAAATATTTAAcagtttaaatttagttttagtgATAAATTTATTGTGCATTTTCGCACGCTtttcttattaattattttcgcGAAATTATTTAGCGCGACATCGCAAACCGCGTAAACACGTTCGGCAATCGGCGTTCACGACTCACGTTCACTTCGTTCCACTTCCCAACTTCCACAgatgactaggtaggtatttatgttattggtctgtgcagATGACAGATTTGATGACGTGAACGAATGGTTTCttactgaatgaatgaaatttgCTTGATTTAATGCAATCAGAAATTCCAAACATGCATTAAAAAGGCcggaaataggtaggtacctacacgccACCACGCCACAGAGTACCTACATTGGTATCTCTATGATTGGTATACTGATACACGCTTTATGTCCTCAAATGTGGTTAATAGTTGGTGAGCttgaccatagagtaaagtaatacactgaGCTTGACTTTCGGCCAAAGCGTTTGTAACTTCACGATCACTAATTTTGAGAATCGTGTTGTTGGTAATGTGGCTGTTATTTGGTATTTTGCGTACAAATAAGCCTGTAAATTGCTAAAACACCCacctaaattaaaatatgtttttctttaacAGCATTGACATTAATTAGGGTAGATCCATATTCcatataaaacattttagttcCAACTCTTAACGGTTTTAGTAAATTTCAACTCTAAACGGTTGCACTGTACTTTTTTATTCCGCAATGTGCAAAGTTAATGAGTGTGAACTGTGAAACCATGGTAGAGTAAAACCAAGAAGTTCAGTTGGTGGACTGGGCCCACAAGAGGGCCCACAGATTATAAGACTGGGCCTGTGTACCACCGTTACACCGTTTATTCATTCAAAAACTTGAAGGTAACTAACAAGTATCCATGACCATATTAATTCTGCAGGTACTTGGAGGGCTTCAACGTAACACAACACTCATCGCGCgaggaataaaaagtaggtaccggcgttatttatgtttgttttgtttattataataaaggcTAGTAATAAATtctataacaattattattacagttgATTTTTCTTTGTTcacttaattagttgatagctTCTCTGGAATCGAACTCTGTAAATAAAATAGTCGTTAATGGCttctatttaaaataatgtacttaaaaGAAAGTAATGTTAAAAAAACCTACTCTCAAATGCTGTATGTAACAGACTTGATAGTATTGTCGTATCAAAGCAAAAGCTTCCTCAGCAACCGCAAGCTGATTGTGTTGCCAGGCTAAAACGGCTAGACATGCCCACAGTGTCTCATCTTCTACCGTCCTGCAAAGCTGTAACAAAGAACTTgatacacttttttttaaacatttcccttcatcatcatctacaTCGTCGACAGACTATGGACGTCCATAATATAATCCTTCCATAATGAGTGCCACCACACcaggtcctcagccttcctcattcaGTCACCACCCACCACCCTTTTCATTTATTGTTATCGTCAATCCATCATGTTGGAGGGCGCTCAACACTATTTTAAAGACACGTAAATGTATAGTAACGCGAATGAACGAATacacaaacaatttttttacaataatatgtttGGATTATTACGTGTAACGCATCCTGCC
The DNA window shown above is from Maniola hyperantus chromosome 1, iAphHyp1.2, whole genome shotgun sequence and carries:
- the LOC117983271 gene encoding carbohydrate sulfotransferase 11, with the protein product MHFSGRNVVLIVSLLFCVSGGENDIDSGHSLELTQSSNLARQELVQETCNRLSLNWNLDDLAPSLLEHILVDDEHKLLYCYVPKVACTNWKRILMILEGKWNDTDVLSVPASLAHSPGMFRNLSMVSIEERNIMLENYHKMIIVRNPFERLLSAYRNKLEGDLPSAKYFQDRVGRRIIKAFRENPSNESLEYGHDVTFKEFALFLTNKSRDLADIVNNEHWQPVTTLCHPCLIKYTLVGKYETLLDDSLLALHTINASHIQFPRLAHTSGTSEKLRKYFSQLDLPLIRKLYKLYKYDYKIFNYDLDNIVGYDLG